A stretch of Bacteroidia bacterium DNA encodes these proteins:
- a CDS encoding YebC/PmpR family DNA-binding transcriptional regulator, whose translation MGRAFELRKGRKMKRWDAMAKGFTKMGKEIAIAIKQGGTADPAYNPRLRLAIQNAKAINMPKDRIDAALKRASAKDQSDYEEIVYEGYAPHGIGVLVECATDNPTRTVANVRMYFSRGNGELGKTGSLSFMFERKGVFRISSENVNMEEFEFEMIDFGAEEIVAEEGEITIYTAFTDFGAMQKALEAKKVTIISAELERIPTTTTELTEEQQQEVLNLVEKLEEDDDVQSVYHNLK comes from the coding sequence ATGGGAAGAGCATTTGAACTTCGAAAAGGTCGTAAAATGAAACGTTGGGATGCCATGGCAAAGGGCTTCACCAAAATGGGAAAAGAAATTGCCATTGCTATTAAACAAGGTGGCACTGCCGATCCGGCGTACAATCCGCGTTTGCGTTTGGCTATCCAAAATGCAAAAGCCATTAATATGCCGAAAGACCGAATTGACGCGGCTCTTAAAAGAGCTTCGGCAAAAGATCAATCCGATTATGAAGAGATTGTATATGAAGGGTACGCGCCGCACGGAATTGGTGTTTTGGTAGAATGTGCTACCGATAATCCAACGCGAACAGTTGCGAATGTGCGCATGTATTTTTCGCGTGGCAACGGAGAGCTAGGAAAAACAGGCTCTTTGAGTTTTATGTTTGAAAGAAAAGGCGTGTTCCGAATTTCTTCGGAAAATGTGAATATGGAAGAATTTGAATTTGAAATGATTGATTTTGGCGCAGAAGAAATTGTTGCTGAAGAAGGCGAAATCACCATTTATACTGCTTTCACTGATTTTGGTGCGATGCAAAAAGCGTTGGAAGCGAAAAAGGTAACTATTATTAGTGCAGAGTTAGAGCGCATTCCCACCACTACAACAGAATTGACGGAAGAGCAACAACAAGAAGTGTTGAATTTAGTGGAGAAATTAGAAGAAGACGATGATGTTCAATCTGTTTATCATAATTTAAAATAA
- a CDS encoding 3-phosphoglycerate dehydrogenase yields the protein MKKILANDGIDAQGKSLLEKAGFTVITEKIAQ from the coding sequence ATGAAAAAAATTCTTGCCAATGATGGCATTGATGCTCAAGGAAAATCTTTATTAGAAAAAGCAGGTTTTACAGTTATCACCGAAAAGATAGCGCAAG